Below is a genomic region from Gemmobacter sp. 24YEA27.
AGACCCGGCTTGAGCGTGATCATCGGCCCGGCCCTTTCGCATATTTCATCGTCAGCATCAGCAACAACCCGATGGCGACCATCATGATCACCGAGATTGCCGCACCAAGCCCCCAGTCCGGGCTTTGGAAGATCCTGAGCCAGATCAGTTCCGCGACCAGCACTGAACGGCCTCCGCCAAGAAGGGCCGGCGTGACAAAGAAGCCAAGCGCAAAGACGAAGACAAGCAAAAGGGCTCCGAAAATGCCGGTTTTGGTCATGGGAACGAAGACCTGCCAGAAAACGCGCGCCCGCGATGCCCCCATGCCGCGCGCGGCCAGCAGCACACGCTCATCCACCGCGCGCATGCCTGATGCCAGCGGAAAGACCGCGAAGGGGATCAGGAAATGCACCATCCCCAGCACGACGCCGAATTCATTGCGGACCAGCGTCAGCGGCTCTGCGAGCAGCCCGAGATCCTGGCCCCAGGTGTTGATGATGCCCCGGTTTGAAAGCAGCGCCAGCCAGCCAAAAGCCCGCGTCAGAACAGAAATCCAGAAGGGGATCAGAATGCAGAGCTCGACGAAAAGCCGCATCACCGGCCCGCCCCGCACCCAGAGCAGCGTGACGATATAGGCCATTGCGACGGCCAGTACCGTGACCAGCGCGCAGATCCTGACCGTACGCCAGATCACGCTCAGAACCAGCGGATCGGTCAGCGCGGTCTTATATTGGCCAAGCCCCGGCTCGGGCAGGGTCACGCTCCAGCGCATGACGCCGAGGAACGGGATCAGATATGCCAGCGCCAGGAAAATCAGCAGCGGAGCCAGCAGAAACAGGCGGGATCGGAGCATGGGCACCCCCTCGGGCAAGAGACCCCGGGCCGGAATGGCCAGGGGTCAGGGGTTCAGGTCGGGTTCAGGTCAGGCAGAGATGATCTTCAGATATTCATCCAGCGCCGGGCCGTAATTGGTCTCATACCAGGCCATATCGATCGGCATTTGCTGGGCATAGTTATCAGCTGCCACCGGGTTATATCTGGCATCTTC
It encodes:
- a CDS encoding ABC transporter permease, which codes for MLRSRLFLLAPLLIFLALAYLIPFLGVMRWSVTLPEPGLGQYKTALTDPLVLSVIWRTVRICALVTVLAVAMAYIVTLLWVRGGPVMRLFVELCILIPFWISVLTRAFGWLALLSNRGIINTWGQDLGLLAEPLTLVRNEFGVVLGMVHFLIPFAVFPLASGMRAVDERVLLAARGMGASRARVFWQVFVPMTKTGIFGALLLVFVFALGFFVTPALLGGGRSVLVAELIWLRIFQSPDWGLGAAISVIMMVAIGLLLMLTMKYAKGPGR